A region of the Polynucleobacter asymbioticus genome:
AGATGCTCGGTACTTAGAAAAACTCACGATGAATCGTAGCTCCAATATCGGATCAATTGATATCCGCTTAGTTTTTGACACTCCGAATGAGTGAAGTGCGAATGATGAGTAATGCGTTAGAACTACGTTGTCCCGCAAAACTCAATCTCTTTTTGCACATTGTTGGACGCCGAGAAGATGGCTATCACCTACTCCAATCCGTTTTTCAGTTGATTGATTGGTGTGATGTCCTCACATTAAAACGTATTCCAGAAAATGTAATTCGTCGCATCAATCCCATTCCTGGAGTCCCTCCTGAGCAAGACTTAGTTGTTCGCGCAGCCCAACTCCTCAAAGAGCACTGCAAAATTGATCAGGGGGTTGAAATCGGCCTTGAGAAAAATATCCCCATGGGCGCCGGTTTGGGTGGGGGCTCTTCAGATGCGGCATCCACCTTAATTGGCCTGAATACACTTTGGGATCTCCATCTCGATATCGCTACGCTTTGCCAACTTGGCCTAAAACTCGGGGCTGATGTGCCATTTTTCATCTTTGGCCAAAACGCCTTCGTTGAGGGGGTTGGGGAGAAATTACAAGCAATTTCCTTGGAAACCCAAGACTTTGTAGTGATCTTTCCCAACCAGGGAATTGCTACTTCTCAGATTTTTCAAGACCCTCAATTGACCCGAGATCACGCTCCGATTACAATAGATGGCTTTCTTGCATCGCCAAGGTCATTTCAGTCAAATGATTGTCAGGCTGTAGCGGCGCAGAAATGTCCTGAAGTGAAGCTAGCATTAGATTGGATTTACAAGGCAGTGCCAAATTCGGCGCCTTGCATGTCCGGCTCTGGAAGTAGCGTATTTGCCGCCTTAGACCCTAAGACGGACACCGCAAATCTGGAAAATCTTCTGCAAAATCTTCCAAAAGGATGGATAGGTCGAATTGTTCGAGGGCTAAATAAAAATCCCGCTTACAATTTGATTTCTTCAGATTGACCTGTAGGGGAATCGCCAAGCTGGTTAAGGCACTGGATTTTGATTCCAGCATGCGAAGGTTCGAATCCTTCTTCCCCTGCCAACTACTGTAGACACGACCAAAAGACATCCATTCGACCCCTACCAAAATTCCAAAATCACCTATGTCCGCCCCAATGAACGCTGATTTACTGACTCTTTTCACAGGCAATGCAAATCCAGTTTTGGCCCATGCGGTAGCCAAAGAGCTCAATCTCCCGATGGGAAAAGCATTTGTTGGTCGGTTCTCCGATGGTGAAATTCAGGTAGAAATTCAAGAAAACGTTCGCGGCAAGAACGTGGTCGTAATTCAATCCACTTGTGCTCCAACGAACGATAGTTTGATGGAGCTCATGATCATGATTGATGCCCTAAAGCGAGCATCAGCAAGCCGCATAACCGCAGTGATCCCTTACTTCGGTTACGCTAGACAAGATCGTCGCCCACGCTCAGCACGGGTTGCTATCTCCGCCAGAATCGTTGCAAACATGCTCCAGTCGGTTGCTGGCGTTGAGCGCGTCCTGACCATGGATCTCCATGCCGACCAAATTCAAGGCTTCTTTGATATCCCTGTGGATAACATTTATGCCTCACCGGTGCTCTTGGCTGATTTAGAAGCTCAGAAGACTAAAAAAGATCTCATCATTGTTTCGCCTGATATCGGCGGCGTAGTTCGAGCCCGTGCCATGGCTAAGCAATTAGGTACAGATTTAGCGATTATCGATAAACGCCGCCCCAAGGCAAACGTATCAGAAGTAATGCACTTAATCGGCGAAGTAGAGGGTCGTCATTGCGTGATCATGGATGACATCATCGATACCGGCGGAACGCTCTGTAAGGCTGCTGAAGCGCTTAAAGAGCGTGGTGCTAAGGGTGTTACTGCCTACTGTACTCATGCCGTGCTTTCTGGCGGTGCTATTGCGCGCATTGCCGCCTCTGAATTAGATGAATTAGTGGTTACCGATACCATTCCATTGACCCCAGAAGCAATGAAAATCGCTAAAATTCGTCAATTGAGCGTTGCCCCTATCCTGGCCGAGACCCTTTCCCGCATTAGCAAGGGTGACTCAGTGATGTCGATGTTCGCTGAATAAGCCAAAAATAGCGTTTCTATCCCCATTTTTGGCAGTTTTGAGCCTTTTCTAGGCAAAAACCACGATTCCCAAGATATAATCAAAGGCTTTTCTGTTTGGTCGCGAACGGAAATTAACCTTAATTTAGGAATTCGATATGAAAGTAGTAGCCTTTGAAAGAAGCGTACAGGGAACGGGTGCGAGCCGCCGTCTGCGCAACTCCGGTAAAACTCCGGGCATCATCTACGGCGGTAAAGACGCCGCAACTGTAATTGAGTTGGATCACAACGCACTGTTCCATGCTCTCCGTAAGGAAGCATTCCACTCATCTATCCTTGATCTCGAAATCGGCGGCAAAGCACAAAAAGTGTTGTTGCGCGATTACCAGATGCATCCATTCAAGCCTTTGGTTCTGCACATCGACTTTCAGCGCGTTTCTGCGACTGAAAAAGTTCACATGCGCGTTCCGTTGCACTTCATCAACGCTGAGACTTCAGCTGCAGTGAAATTGCAAGGCGCTGTAATCAGCCACATCTCAACTGAATTGGAAGTATCTTGCTTGCCAGCAGACTTGCCAGAGTTTATTGAAGTGGACCTGAACAAGATTGAAGTTGGTCATGGTATCCACGCTAAAGATATCGCGCTACCAAAAGGCGTGAGCTTGGTATTGCATATTGAGCAAGAAAACCCAGTATTAGCTAATGCACGTATCCCAGCAGTGAAATCTGCCGATACTGAGCCTGCTCCTGCAGCTGCTGCGGCTCCTGCTGCTGAAGCACCAAAGGACAAAGCTTAATTATTTAAGCCTTATCTTTGCGACAGAGGAAGCCCGCTTACAAGCGGGTTTTCTTTTTTGCAGAAATACTTTTATCCTTAAGCACTCATCATGACTAAATTAATTGTTGGCCTTGGCAACCCAGGCGAAGAACACCTAGAAGATCGGCATAATGCTGGCTTCTGGTTTGTTGACGCCCTTGCCAAACAATTGAACACACGCTTTGAAACTGAAAAGCGATTTCATGGGAAAGTTGCAAAAGCTAAATGGGAAGGCGAAGATCTCTTCTTGCTTAAGCCCAGCACTTATATGAATCTGAGCGGTCAGGCTGTGGGGGCGCTATGCCGCTTCCACAAAATTACACCCAAAGATGTTCTGGTAGTGCAGGATGAACTCGATCTCAAGCCCGGTACTGCTCGTATCAAACTCGGTGGTGGCACCGGTGGACATAACGGTTTAAAAGATATTCAAGCTCACCTAGCAACACCTGACTATTGGCGCCTGCGCTTAGGCATTGGTCATCCACGCGATCTCGCGGCAGAAGGTGCACGAGTGATGGATGTTGCAGACTATGTACTGAGAAGACCTTTGCAGGCCGAACAAAAACAGATTGATGCCAGCATCGAAAACGGCTTACAGATTCTGGGTTTGTTTATGAAAGGCGATACTCAGGCAGCCATGCTGGAACTTCATTCAAAAACGAACTAGGGCCGATATCGACCACCTATCCGCAGGCTCTACTTATTAGCTAGTGCTTTTTTGGCAGCAGTTAGGGTTTGATACTTCACCATTAACTGCGTCTGATTTTCTGGAAACGCAGGGTTCAGTGGAATGCAGTCAACAGGACATACCTGCTGACATTGTGGGGCATCGTAATGACCTACACATTCAGTGCACTTATTGGGATCAATCTCATAGATCTCTAGACCCATGTAGATTGCATCGTTCGGACATTCTGGCTCACACACATCGCAATTGATGCATTCGTCCGTAATCATTAAGGCCATCCTGTTTTCCTGCCAGCCCTACGCTTTGCTTTGCTTAGTAGCAGCAATCTTATTAACCAGCCATTTTTCTACAGACGGGAATACAAACTTACTCACATCCCCACCCATCGAAGCGATCTCGCGAACAAAGGTTCCAGAAATAAATTGGTACTGGTCTGAAGGCGTCAGAAATAGTGTCTCAACATCAGGTAATAAATAGCGGTTCATACCAGCCATCTGAAACTCGTATTCAAAATCAGAGACTGCGCGTAAACCACGCACAATGACTCGTGCATTATGTTCGCGGGCAAAGTCTTTTAATAAGCCCGTGAAACCAACAATCTTGACATTGGAATAATGGCCTAGAACTTCTTTAGCAATCTCTATGCGCTCATCTAGAGTAAAGAAGGGGTGCTTGCTACGACTATCAGCAACACCAACAATGAGCTCGCCAAAAATGCTTGAAGCACGGCGCACCAAGTCCTCGTGACCACGAGTAAAGGGATCAAATGTTCCAGGGTAAACAGCTACAGTCATAACGCTCCTAAGGCTTTTTCAGCTACAGGCAAGAGTTTAGTCCCTTCTAGAGCGAAATAGACAAGCTTTTACCTGACCAGCCTCTAGGTACTTCCTACAATACCAATCAGGTACTAGGGCCTCAATCTGCTCTCGAGGGCGATGAGCCGGAAACTCCACATAAATTCCCCCACCTGCACTGTCATCGCAGATACGGGCCGCCTCTACAAGCGCTTGATTTAATAAGCCCTCCTCCTGAAAGGGTGGGTCTATAAAGATCAAATTGCTGGAGCGATCGGCCTGTTGCTTTAAAAACTCCAAACTATCTCTGTGCAAAATCTGCACTACTCCTGGAACAGGAGACGACTGGAGCAAGGCAAAATTAGCCAAGAGCTTGGCATGCGCTTTCTTGTCTTTTTCTAAAAGAGTTACTGAATACGCCTGTCGTGATGCCGCCTCAAAACCTAAGGCACCAGTACCAGCAAATAAATCTAAGCAATTCAAGCCCACCAAATCCTGGCCAAGCCAATTAAACAAAGTCTCACGAACGCGGTCAGTACTTGGGCGTAGGCCAGGCAAATCCATCACACTCAATAAACGACTGCGCCAAATACCGCCAATAATGCGGATTTTTTGAGGGGGCTCGGAACGCTTAACTAATGAAGCGGACTTTACTGGTTTATTTATTTTTAGCTCCTAAGACCACAATCTTCATGCGATCCATAGCCAAATTCCTCTGGAATGCGGCCTTCACTTGCTCTAGGGTAACTGCTTCCACTTGCTTCGTCCAAACCTCCATCGTATCGAGAGGTAAATTATTCCAAGCAATAGATGACACGTTATCGAGCAACTTACGGTTGTTATCAATTCTCAAGGGGTAGCCATTTACTAAATTCGCTTTGGCGGCATCGAGCTCAGATGGGGTCGGTCCATTGGCAATAAATTGAGAAATCGTCGAGCTCATGACATCGAGCGCCAAAGCAGCCTGGTCACTCTTAGTTTGCAAGCCTGCTTGAAAAATTCCTGCATCTTTTCCAGGGGCAAAGTAGCTGGACACACTATAGGCAAGACCTCGTTTTTCCCTAACTTCTGACATCAGGCGTGATACAAAGCCACCACCACCCAAGACATAGTTCCCTACTAGCAATGGAAAGTAATCAGGATTACTTCGGGTGACCGCAGTCATGCCCATAGCAATATGCGCTTGCTGAGAATCAAATGGAATGATCACTTCACGTTGACTGAAAGGCTCGACAGGTGAGCGCTCAAACTCTGGCAACTTAGCTATAGGAGATCCAGACTGAGGTACTCTTTGCAATAAGCCCTGAACGATTTCTACAGCTTCAGTCTTAGTGACATCACCTACGATGCTGACGATCATGCGATCGC
Encoded here:
- the ispE gene encoding 4-(cytidine 5'-diphospho)-2-C-methyl-D-erythritol kinase, with amino-acid sequence MMSNALELRCPAKLNLFLHIVGRREDGYHLLQSVFQLIDWCDVLTLKRIPENVIRRINPIPGVPPEQDLVVRAAQLLKEHCKIDQGVEIGLEKNIPMGAGLGGGSSDAASTLIGLNTLWDLHLDIATLCQLGLKLGADVPFFIFGQNAFVEGVGEKLQAISLETQDFVVIFPNQGIATSQIFQDPQLTRDHAPITIDGFLASPRSFQSNDCQAVAAQKCPEVKLALDWIYKAVPNSAPCMSGSGSSVFAALDPKTDTANLENLLQNLPKGWIGRIVRGLNKNPAYNLISSD
- a CDS encoding ribose-phosphate pyrophosphokinase, with translation MNADLLTLFTGNANPVLAHAVAKELNLPMGKAFVGRFSDGEIQVEIQENVRGKNVVVIQSTCAPTNDSLMELMIMIDALKRASASRITAVIPYFGYARQDRRPRSARVAISARIVANMLQSVAGVERVLTMDLHADQIQGFFDIPVDNIYASPVLLADLEAQKTKKDLIIVSPDIGGVVRARAMAKQLGTDLAIIDKRRPKANVSEVMHLIGEVEGRHCVIMDDIIDTGGTLCKAAEALKERGAKGVTAYCTHAVLSGGAIARIAASELDELVVTDTIPLTPEAMKIAKIRQLSVAPILAETLSRISKGDSVMSMFAE
- a CDS encoding 50S ribosomal protein L25/general stress protein Ctc; the protein is MKVVAFERSVQGTGASRRLRNSGKTPGIIYGGKDAATVIELDHNALFHALRKEAFHSSILDLEIGGKAQKVLLRDYQMHPFKPLVLHIDFQRVSATEKVHMRVPLHFINAETSAAVKLQGAVISHISTELEVSCLPADLPEFIEVDLNKIEVGHGIHAKDIALPKGVSLVLHIEQENPVLANARIPAVKSADTEPAPAAAAAPAAEAPKDKA
- the pth gene encoding aminoacyl-tRNA hydrolase; the encoded protein is MTKLIVGLGNPGEEHLEDRHNAGFWFVDALAKQLNTRFETEKRFHGKVAKAKWEGEDLFLLKPSTYMNLSGQAVGALCRFHKITPKDVLVVQDELDLKPGTARIKLGGGTGGHNGLKDIQAHLATPDYWRLRLGIGHPRDLAAEGARVMDVADYVLRRPLQAEQKQIDASIENGLQILGLFMKGDTQAAMLELHSKTN
- a CDS encoding YfhL family 4Fe-4S dicluster ferredoxin: MALMITDECINCDVCEPECPNDAIYMGLEIYEIDPNKCTECVGHYDAPQCQQVCPVDCIPLNPAFPENQTQLMVKYQTLTAAKKALANK
- the coaD gene encoding pantetheine-phosphate adenylyltransferase: MTVAVYPGTFDPFTRGHEDLVRRASSIFGELIVGVADSRSKHPFFTLDERIEIAKEVLGHYSNVKIVGFTGLLKDFAREHNARVIVRGLRAVSDFEYEFQMAGMNRYLLPDVETLFLTPSDQYQFISGTFVREIASMGGDVSKFVFPSVEKWLVNKIAATKQSKA
- the rsmD gene encoding 16S rRNA (guanine(966)-N(2))-methyltransferase RsmD, whose amino-acid sequence is MNKPVKSASLVKRSEPPQKIRIIGGIWRSRLLSVMDLPGLRPSTDRVRETLFNWLGQDLVGLNCLDLFAGTGALGFEAASRQAYSVTLLEKDKKAHAKLLANFALLQSSPVPGVVQILHRDSLEFLKQQADRSSNLIFIDPPFQEEGLLNQALVEAARICDDSAGGGIYVEFPAHRPREQIEALVPDWYCRKYLEAGQVKACLFRSRRD
- a CDS encoding M16 family metallopeptidase, with product MLLNELIKQASMTIALVVGMMASAQAILPIEKLDSFKGAQAYLVQTKALPMIDIEISIDAGDRYDPAVKSGLATVAGRLMNYGARSERGLLSEAQIADEIADLGANLGVSVGGERAIMRIRTLSRKDLRDRAVQLASAMLSAPTYDAKILAREKQRMTTALQEAQTKPESVLDRRFRKSVYGNYPLANSPTVQSIANIGATDLQQFHKQFYRGDRMIVSIVGDVTKTEAVEIVQGLLQRVPQSGSPIAKLPEFERSPVEPFSQREVIIPFDSQQAHIAMGMTAVTRSNPDYFPLLVGNYVLGGGGFVSRLMSEVREKRGLAYSVSSYFAPGKDAGIFQAGLQTKSDQAALALDVMSSTISQFIANGPTPSELDAAKANLVNGYPLRIDNNRKLLDNVSSIAWNNLPLDTMEVWTKQVEAVTLEQVKAAFQRNLAMDRMKIVVLGAKNK